In the Rhododendron vialii isolate Sample 1 chromosome 2a, ASM3025357v1 genome, GGAATCGACGGCTTGGACCTTGGCCACGCAATGGACGGTTTAGATTTGTATGCGCTCAGattcaatctgagccgtccgtGCCGAGATGAACAGTCGGATACCGCTCGGCACCCCGCTTGGCAGGGGGTGTTTGTCAGCATCACGAGTCCAATCCCGTTCAATAAGAAAGACGCATCGCGGCAAAATATTGAAAGAGAGTAAACCCACCAAACCTAGCTGTTCTGTTTATTCTACATTACACACATCATCATCATATCATAGTAACAAAAGCATACTACTAGAAGAGATAATCAAGAAAGATATAAACTCCAGATAGAATTGCAAGAAATTGCAAACACCAGCGGAATCTCTTATAGGCAATAATACTGCGTCAATTTACCATCCACTAAAGTGATGTTCGAGTATTAGCGGAATCTCTCGGATACTTGTTGGCCAATTTTTTCAACTTGAGGCTGGTCCACGCTTGGCGACGAAACCTCGAACAAATCAAGTGGAGGAGGGGAGGCGAGGCGAGCCTCGTGAGGGTCTTGAATTAGGGCCCAAATATCTAAATTCTCCTCGGCATCCCGAATAAGGGACTTGTATTCGagcattctctctctttccttcgcTTTGCTCTCCTCTCCAGCAGGAATAGCTCCTCGAGAGCCTCGGCCCGTTCAGCAATTTTCTCCTCCGGATCTGCGTCACGTTCTCGTTTCATCACACAGAGAGAAATCAGTAGGAATAAAAGGTTATGTTGAAGAACAAATTGTGAAGAGGAGGAGGACATCGTGAGATTGGGAGGGTTTGATTTGAGGAAGGATTCAAACCTACGTATAATACATCTCTCTACCATGCAGTATATAGGGGTTAATGCCCGGGAGGTCTTTTTGGTATCCAGTCTGGTCCAGTTTTGAGTTGTTCCACAATAACGAtaggaatcgttcattttgtagatctCGTCGAGTATGTGATCCACGCAAAAAACTTAGCTTGATTGAATATCGATAGGTACATAAACGAAACAGATTTGCACAAGAAAAATGTgaccacaaaaaataaattgaaactcATTATTGcctatttttttcttgtacaaacaTATTTCGTTCATGTACCTATTGATATTCGATCATGCTAATTTTTTGCGTGAATGACATACTCAACAAACTCTACGAAATGAACAATTCATATCGTTGTTGTGAGAGGGGTCCAAAATTGGACGATACTAATAACTGGACTTGACTTTCTTCCGttaatgccattgttttcttttctttttctttttttctttcaagtccCGATATTCCGTCCTTCAACTATCTAATCTATGTTTATTTAGTCCCTCAACTGCCAATTGAGTCTATTTAGTTCTTCAACTAtcaaattttggaaatattcaagataaaatCTCAAAAGACGGCTTTTTCgactttattttggatatttttcaaaatatttggataaaagtataaattttttactacttGAGATAGTTCTTTCAGTTGCTTATGGAAAATTACTGAATTATATAACCGTTTCCTTCTTCCTTCTACCATAATCAGTTTTTCGCATAAAAACGGCTGAAAATCCTCCTTAAAATTTACTACAATATTACACTAATGTTTATTAATCAAGTTGCATTGCTATATATATCAATTAAGAAAGATTCATGAGCAGAATTTCAGAGCAAATTGGTAATTTTGCACTTCATATAATTTGGGAAACTACACAATtcaaccaaaatcaaaataacatttttttttcatcttattTGGttaaatattgtatttttttttacctcttcCCTTGATACTCCCTCATCCATTTTTATGTGTCCAATTTTGTAATTCCAACTTAGGCACCATTCcgctaaggaaaataaatacttattttttaattaaatgtgatgtattctgagagaatgacctgtcttgtaaaatgtgaaataagtacctaaaaaataagaaatttggTGGAACTTGACCTTATTATTAAGGAGACATAATCTTgatttttacctccactttcaacaATTATCCTCTATTTTCACCCATTAACTCATTAACCATTACCATTTCACAAggacaaaataataatttcacaaactTTActcatcaattttttaaaatggacaCTTAGTAAGAAACATCCTGAAATGGAATGTCATCAATTCTTTAAAACGAACACTTAGTAAGGAGTATCCCTAAACTTCCAAAACTACCCTCTCGTTCCCCCCCTTCCATCTCTCttgtttctctcttctcttctccccTGCACCACCACCAAACTCCATAACCACCATGGGAGTTCATCAAGAACTCACCGGCAGCGTCACCaacaccactgccaccaccgtTTTgcccttctccctctctccccatTTCTCTCTTCTCTGTTCGTTCACTACCACCACACCAGCCGACACCATCAACACCAGCAACAGTAGACGCTTCCTCCACCACATTTGTCggccacaaccaccaccaccaacacatTCTCAGTTCTTTCTTCACTTCTCTTCTGCTGTAcacaccaccactaccaccattgTGTATccgaaatttcaaaaaaattccccgACATattcggatacacatttttgaaaaatttcgacaatttcaaattttaaaacttaaaaatgtTTACAAATTATAACGCAtcttcatgtattttttttgttaaaacgCAGATTCTAACtattaaaaatgcaaaaaacgCAAATTTCGAATGCGTCATGCTCTGTAGAACGCATTCACGAAATGCGCGATTAGCATGGCGCATTTTGCTAATGCGCAATGGGATTGGGCTCTTCGGCGAAGAAATGCGAGTTCCATACAAAAACCGACGGCTGACAACGAAGTTGGTGGCAATTGCTGCGGTGGCGGATGtaacggcggcggcggtggtggtggggagtAGGAGGAGGGGACGGTTGAGGTGGTGGTACATGTAGGTGAAAggtgcagataaaaaaaaaagaagactggTAGGTGGGAGGTGGGTTGGGGAAGAAGAGTAGAGAGGAAGATGACCTATAACGACATCGTTTCATTGAGGGTATTTTTATCCATTTATtaaaagggtatttttgtccccGAAACATTAATTTTAGCATGGATTATGCTTAGAAAATTTGTAATTGCAAATAGTCAACCTCGTCAAATATTATGACATGAGCAAACTCATCCCAAGGGATATTTGATTCTCCGACAAACCACATGAACGACGCCGTTTATCCGTATTATTATACTGTGTCATTTCCCCATAGTTGTCTGGTTTGGCTCAATCAAACGATAGAGGCTTCTTGTTGCGGAAAAAAGAAACCTCTTTTCAATCAAGATGAGAACAAGAAGAATCGCTGGTGTTGCTTTGATTTTCAGCCCAACAACGACAGCACGTAACTATGGAAAAGGTAACCCGTTTGTCCATCATCATATACTCTTGTTTCATACTACTCAATTTTCAACGAACCCTAATCCCACTGATGACATTGCAATCACGAACCGGAAGCAACTGCAGAAGTTGTTGCTGGAGAAATCTAAAACGGGTTTTCACAAGCTCGACCATGCTCTTTGTTTGTTCCGTCAAATGGCCCGATTTCGACCTCTGCCTTCAGTGATCCATTTTAATCAGCTGTTAACTGCTGTTGCCAAGATGAAGGAATATTCATCCGTCTTTTCTCTGTTTAAAGAAATCCACGAGTTGGGCATTCCAATTGATGAATATACACTGAATATTTTGATCAATTGTTGTTGCCGCTTGAATcgattggattttggatttgctATCTTGGGTATCTTCTGTAAGTGTGGTTATACTCCAAATGTGGCTACCTTCACCACTCTGATAAATGGGTATGTTTTAGAAGGCAAGACTTCTGAGGCTGTGAATTTGTTCGTAAGGTTGATAAAATATGGAGACATCGAACCCAATGAAATCACCTATGGGACGATCATAAAGGGGCTTTGTAAAGTAGGAGACACTACAATGGCTATACGTTTGCTGAGGAGTATGCAGAAATGGAAATATAGGCTCACTGTTGTGATGTATAACACAATCATCGACAACCTTAGTAAGGACGGGAATTTCGATGATGCTTTCCGGCTCTTATCGGAGATGAGAGGCTATGATATTATGCCTAATGTGGTGACCTACAGCTCTTTAGTTGATGGCTTGTGCAAATCAGGTCGAGGGAAGGATGCCGCAAAAATATTGAGTGACATGACGGAGCAAAACATTTTCCCTGATGTTGTGACCTTCAATATGTTGATAGATGCACTTTGCAAGGAGGGAAGGACTGAAGAAGCGGAGGGCATACTCCAGATCATGATTCGAAGAGGTGTGAAACCCAATGTTGTCACTTATAGTGTATTGATGGACGGATATTGTTTGCAAGGCCAaataaagaaagcaaaagaagtGTTGAACTCCCTTGTTGATAAGGGCCTTGAGCCTAATAGCCATAGctataatattttaatcaatggtTTCTTCAATAAGATGAATATAGACGAGGCCATGGATCTCTTTAGAGAAATGCCTTGTAAAGGGTTAAAACCTGCTACTGATACTTACAACTCTATGTTAAAGGGGTTGTTACACATAGGGAGATGTGATGCAGCAGATCATATGTTTCACGAGATGATGTGTAGCGGTCAAACACCTAACATTCTAACTTACTCAATCTTATTAGACGGAttctttaaaaacaaaaaaattggcaagGCAGTAGAGGTGTTTCGTTCAATGCAAGATCAAGGAATAGTTCCTAATATTGTTATTTATAGTGTCATCATTAATGGCATGTGCAAAGCAGGGAAGATTGAAGATGCTCGAAAAGTTTTTAGTGTCTTCTTAGCTAAAGGTTTGAAACCCAATGTTAAGATTTACACAACAATGATTAGTGGACTTTGTAAGGCGGCCTTGGTAGATGAAGCTGAGGAGTTACTTTTGCAAATGGAGGGAGATGGGTGCCCACCAAATGATGTGACTTACAATATTGTGGTCAGGGCATTCCTGAAGAGGGAAGACAAACACAAGGTTAAGATATTTCTGCAAGAAATAATCAACAGGAATTTCAAACCAGATGTATCTACCATGTCCATATTAGTAGATTTACTTGCGGCCGAGGGTGAGGATAgcgattttttaaaaatgatccAGAGTCTTCTGCCAAGGGAGGATGGTAAGGCTGTGTCCCAAGCTTTAAGGGAATGATTTGAAGTTGTCAGATTATGGATGCTTGTGCAAGTTATGTGGAAGGATTTTATGAGGTTCTATGTTTTCACCTTTAGGAGCAAGTTTCACCTTTAACATGACATTTGCCTTTTCCTCGTAATTTTGCTCGAGGTTATACTATGATATCGTGATTTTATATTCTTGTGATGTTGGTTGTTTTATAGATgaggcatttttttttccactagAAGGTCTTTTCTCTTGGTAAAACTTATGTTAAGTTGTTAAATAATCATCCTAATGGGTAAACACATGAAAAGCTATTGATGCGAAATCACAAATGGCAGTGAAATCTATAATGATGAACACAAACAAATACTCCATGAATAATTGAATATTTCAGTATTTTAGTTTGGTGGCAGTTATTGGTCAAAGTGTTACAATACCTATGTAAATTGGTTACAATACCTATGTAAATTGCTTGCACTTATTTCTTTGAATCTTCACTGATATTAGGTGTGCTTCCAGTAGGGGCTCTCTTATCTTTTTCCTGCCCGTCTTTATGTTTCATCCACTATTTAAGGCCTTAGTGATTGAAATTTCGTAAAGTTTCTCTGGATTTTGAACTAAAAAACTctcaagcaaacaaaaaaaagggtcaTACCCAGTGCACGAAGCTCCCACATATGTGGGTTTTGAATGATTGATGTAAGTAGCCTTACACTTGCAAGCAAAGATAAGTTGTTAGTTTTGCCATGAAACGAGATCAAACAGTTATTTCTTGATAAGTTGTTCAATGATACAGGATTTGCTGCTATGATTCATTTAGTTGAATTGCCATCATTGTAGAACAAATGCATAACGTGAGAGCTATATATGACAATATAGCAACTCTTAACCGGCAGGTTCTGGAAAATGCATGAATTAACTTAGCCATTGAACATAAAAGTGTAGTCTCAGAATTCACTTTCTTTCTTGTACTAAACATTGTTGGGACGTTAGAAAAGTCAGGCAAAAGTATGCTACTGCCTACCAGTTATACGTATGATCGAGCCTCGTGTTGGACCAATAAATGTTGGAAAAAAAGAACACTATTTTCATTGAAATGTTCGTATCAGACCTTGTCCAATGTAAGATGAAGATATTCGGATAGGCGTTTTGGCTGTCATTTCATTTACCTGATTGTAGTTACGACTTTCCTTGAGGTGATGAAACCATGCGACTGGATGTAAACTTTTTCGTTCTTGGATAGGTATACCAGCTGTAAAATCTATGTTCTTCATAAAACAGAAGTATTGAAATAtctctaattttttgaaaattttattttttcatatgcAGTTTGATCTCTAGGGGACCTTTCAGTTGGATTTGCATGCAATGATCTttattcatttgacaaaaggATATAATGACCATACAAAGTGTTGGTTTCTCAAAAGGTTATGTGCATACTGCTGACACAGATTGTTTGATACAGCTGGTGAAGAGTTGCAGACCTTCTCATGAATCTCCAACTTCTGCAGCAATGTTAGAGGTCGAGCTAGTTGGAAGACTAGTTTTGGTTGTCAAAACCGTACCTACCTTCTTATCGTGAAACATGGGTTTGTTCTCGTGGGGTCTCAAAACATTTCTCCGTCTCTCTGTGAAAGGTTTCCGCTAAAATTTCCCTTCACTTATTATTCTCATCTTCCTATCTATTTCTCTTCACAAATTACCCCAAACTACTCCCTTGAAACTGTTTCCGGATGTAATTTTGTGGTTTATCTAAATGCTGGAACAAAGGCTTGCTTGGACTGCTAGTGTCGCCCAGATCTCGTCATTTATGTGCTGGGAGTCTCTCCTTCAAACCTATGCGTTCCGAGATGGATTTGCACTGGTCTACGTCATTTTTGCATAGGAACTCATGTTCCAGGATACTGCAGGTATTCACTTCATAGCGAACTGTTTTGGCGAGCAAATATTATTCATAGGTTTTCTAATAAATTTGGATAATGTCATGAATTGGGGGTTTATTGATTTCTGAATTGCTTTTGTGAAACAGATTGGTGCAATTTAATTTCATTAAAACCACTATCTTCTCTGTGTCTCAGTTAGACTTTGTGAACAACTCCCCCATCACTTTGTCACTGTTAAACGAAGCAACAATTTTGAATCGTAGAAAGAACTTATGTTTTGTTGCATTATCACACCCTAGCCTGCCTGACTAAAAATTGTTTTATGTCATGCTTTAGTGGTCGAATGCTTCTGTCATCTGACCTTCACCTATTATTAGTAATCATATTCACATGATGGCCATGGAACTTAATTTGCTAGATATTGGAAGTATCTCTGTATTTGGAAAGGTAGTTTAGTTTACGCTTTGAGCGTACGAGCAACTTTTTGAATGTTTGTTCAAGAATGGCTGGATAGAGCATCACTGCAAAGACAAATTCTCCCCGTCTCTCTTCATGGAGTTTGAGAGATGTTGCCAAGCGGGGGTGTTTGGCGGTGGTGCTGGGCGGCCGATCCGATTAGGTTGTTCATCTCTGGAATCGACGGCTTGGACTTTGACCGCGCAATGGACGGTTTAGATTTGTATGCGCTCAGATTCAATCTGAGCCTTCCCgtgtgccgagatgaacggccggctACCGTTCGGTACCCCATTTGGCAGGGGTGCTTGGCAACATCACCGGGTCCGATCCCGTTCAATAAGAAAGACGCATCGCGGCAAAATATTGAAAGAAAGTAAACCCACCAACCTAGCTGTTCTGTTTATTCTACATTACACACATCATCATCATATCAtattaataaatcagcagtcttggtttatttggctcatgcggcgttcaatcaagtccaacgccaaaaacctgcttttaggtcaaattttgagaaaatttgagctttaggcaagtttgcaaaaagaacacttttaaagaagccataatccaaacttcctgtgctgaatcccattcccagttcTATAATATCTCTcctcttgttttctttattgcgatcctaacctacttagtgtttgtacccacttggtgTCTGTGTCCTCTTTCCGGAGAGGGGTAAAAGTCAGGAAGGTAATAAATGTAAGTAACAAAAGCATACTACTAGAAGAGATAATCAAGATATAAA is a window encoding:
- the LOC131318036 gene encoding pentatricopeptide repeat-containing protein At1g63330-like yields the protein MRTRRIAGVALIFSPTTTARNYGKGNPFVHHHILLFHTTQFSTNPNPTDDIAITNRKQLQKLLLEKSKTGFHKLDHALCLFRQMARFRPLPSVIHFNQLLTAVAKMKEYSSVFSLFKEIHELGIPIDEYTLNILINCCCRLNRLDFGFAILGIFCKCGYTPNVATFTTLINGYVLEGKTSEAVNLFVRLIKYGDIEPNEITYGTIIKGLCKVGDTTMAIRLLRSMQKWKYRLTVVMYNTIIDNLSKDGNFDDAFRLLSEMRGYDIMPNVVTYSSLVDGLCKSGRGKDAAKILSDMTEQNIFPDVVTFNMLIDALCKEGRTEEAEGILQIMIRRGVKPNVVTYSVLMDGYCLQGQIKKAKEVLNSLVDKGLEPNSHSYNILINGFFNKMNIDEAMDLFREMPCKGLKPATDTYNSMLKGLLHIGRCDAADHMFHEMMCSGQTPNILTYSILLDGFFKNKKIGKAVEVFRSMQDQGIVPNIVIYSVIINGMCKAGKIEDARKVFSVFLAKGLKPNVKIYTTMISGLCKAALVDEAEELLLQMEGDGCPPNDVTYNIVVRAFLKREDKHKVKIFLQEIINRNFKPDVSTMSILVDLLAAEGEDSDFLKMIQSLLPREDGKAVSQALRE